A genomic region of Marinobacter sp. NP-4(2019) contains the following coding sequences:
- a CDS encoding 4a-hydroxytetrahydrobiopterin dehydratase: protein MSSLTTQSCEACRADAPKITEDEKQSLLGEIPEWQVTELNGEEQLKRVFKFRNFAEALAFTNKVGDLAEAEGHHPAVLLEWGKVTVRWWTHKIGGLHRNDFIMAARTDAAYAG from the coding sequence ATGAGTTCACTGACCACGCAATCCTGCGAAGCCTGTCGTGCGGATGCCCCGAAAATAACCGAAGACGAGAAACAAAGCCTGCTGGGAGAAATTCCGGAGTGGCAAGTCACTGAACTGAATGGTGAAGAGCAACTGAAACGGGTTTTCAAGTTCAGGAATTTTGCCGAGGCGCTGGCGTTTACCAACAAGGTCGGTGACCTGGCTGAAGCGGAAGGCCACCACCCTGCCGTCCTGCTGGAATGGGGCAAGGTGACGGTACGGTGGTGGACCCACAAGATCGGTGGTTTGCACCGGAATGACTTCATCATGGCGGCGCGGACCGATGCCGCCTACGCGGGCTGA
- a CDS encoding putative RNA methyltransferase — protein sequence MPITPFQALACPLDGDPLTCDSRVWRCPVGHSFDIARQGYTHLLPVQNKRSRNPGDSKDMVAARRTFLNAGFYQPIADAVNRLILADAPGEGVLSCLDAGCGEGYYLRQLANAAGERQTLELLGVDISKWAVLAAAKQDKRPAWAVGTNARLPVLSGSVDRVLCLFGFPVYSEFARVLKPGGQLLQVDAGPRHLQELREIIYPALKPEKNEGTVTPGGFTALTITMERFPLVLTSQAQIANLLAMTPHLYRASAEGIERASALDSLTVTVDVRITCYRQSDSANSL from the coding sequence ATGCCCATTACTCCGTTTCAGGCCCTGGCCTGCCCACTGGACGGTGATCCGTTGACTTGTGACAGCAGAGTCTGGCGCTGCCCTGTGGGTCACAGTTTTGATATCGCCCGCCAGGGGTATACACACTTGCTACCGGTGCAGAACAAGCGTTCCCGCAATCCTGGTGACAGCAAGGATATGGTTGCGGCGCGCCGCACGTTCCTGAACGCCGGGTTTTATCAACCCATCGCTGATGCGGTGAATCGGCTTATTCTGGCGGATGCACCCGGTGAGGGAGTGCTCAGCTGCCTGGACGCCGGATGTGGCGAAGGGTATTACCTGAGGCAGCTAGCGAATGCCGCCGGAGAGCGGCAAACCCTGGAGCTTCTGGGGGTGGATATTTCCAAGTGGGCGGTGCTGGCAGCGGCAAAACAGGATAAACGGCCGGCCTGGGCGGTGGGCACCAACGCCAGGCTGCCGGTGCTGTCCGGCTCGGTAGATCGGGTACTATGCTTGTTCGGGTTTCCGGTGTATTCCGAGTTTGCCCGGGTTCTGAAACCGGGGGGGCAGCTATTGCAGGTGGATGCCGGCCCCCGGCACCTGCAGGAGTTGCGTGAAATTATCTACCCTGCGCTGAAACCAGAAAAAAATGAGGGAACCGTCACCCCTGGCGGATTTACCGCCCTGACGATCACCATGGAGCGCTTTCCTCTGGTGCTGACAAGTCAGGCTCAGATTGCCAACCTTCTGGCAATGACGCCACACCTGTACCGGGCCAGTGCGGAAGGAATTGAGCGGGCTTCTGCGCTGGATTCCCTGACAGTCACCGTGGACGTGCGCATAACTTGTTACAGACAAAGTGATTCCGCAAATTCGCTTTAG
- a CDS encoding NTP/NDP exchange transporter yields the protein MKPARCLFMSNPFAKLFNIHRDEIIPVMLAVFFFFCVLTALMVLRPAREALGIQGGIDTVRWLFIGTAVITLLVNPVFGLLVSRLRRLTFITTTYAFFGISLMTFYLVMTQAPSVIGVTTGQIFYVWFSVFNLFITMVFWAVMADRFTLDQGKRFFGVIAVGGTCGAIFGPWLSSVLAEPLGTPALLLVSTGFLALALVACWATTYIKPDRVRRIHDTRPAIDERELIGGRAWEGFRAVFRSRYLLGIATYVIILAIVVTFIYFTRLQMVAELGESTDQRTTLFARIDLITQLATLFMQALVAGHLMKRLGVHITLALLPLTTVLGFIGLAVIGSLTALITLEASFRAVQRAIMRPARETLYTVASREDKYKAKAFIDTFVYRGGDVVGAQVEGLLGRLGMGLVAVASVAVPLALMWALLGLWLGRTQQSIAAAQESGDTTEKRTSP from the coding sequence ATGAAACCAGCCCGTTGCCTGTTTATGAGCAACCCATTCGCCAAGCTGTTTAACATCCACCGCGACGAAATCATCCCGGTCATGCTTGCGGTGTTCTTCTTTTTCTGTGTACTGACCGCACTGATGGTACTGCGTCCCGCGCGGGAAGCCCTTGGTATCCAGGGTGGCATCGACACAGTGCGCTGGCTGTTTATCGGCACAGCGGTTATTACCCTGCTGGTTAACCCGGTGTTCGGATTACTGGTCAGCCGCTTGCGCCGTCTGACCTTCATCACCACAACCTACGCTTTTTTCGGGATCAGTCTGATGACATTCTATCTGGTCATGACGCAGGCCCCCAGTGTCATTGGTGTCACCACCGGACAAATATTCTATGTCTGGTTCAGTGTGTTCAATCTGTTCATTACCATGGTCTTCTGGGCGGTGATGGCGGATCGCTTCACCCTCGATCAGGGCAAACGCTTTTTCGGTGTGATCGCCGTGGGTGGCACCTGCGGGGCCATATTCGGGCCATGGTTAAGCTCCGTATTGGCTGAACCATTGGGAACCCCGGCACTGCTTCTTGTCAGCACCGGCTTTCTGGCACTGGCACTGGTTGCTTGCTGGGCGACTACCTACATAAAGCCGGACCGGGTCAGGCGCATTCACGACACCCGACCAGCCATAGACGAGCGCGAGCTGATCGGTGGCAGAGCCTGGGAGGGATTTCGGGCGGTGTTTCGTTCCCGCTACCTGCTGGGCATTGCCACCTACGTCATCATCCTGGCGATCGTGGTTACTTTTATTTATTTCACGCGGTTGCAAATGGTGGCCGAACTCGGTGAAAGCACGGATCAGAGAACCACCCTGTTTGCCAGGATCGACCTGATCACACAACTCGCCACGCTGTTCATGCAGGCCCTGGTCGCCGGCCATCTGATGAAACGACTCGGCGTACATATCACCCTGGCTCTGCTACCTTTAACTACAGTCCTGGGCTTTATTGGCCTTGCCGTGATCGGCTCTCTGACAGCGCTGATTACTCTGGAAGCTTCCTTCCGTGCGGTACAGCGCGCCATCATGCGCCCGGCCCGGGAAACCCTGTATACCGTGGCAAGCCGGGAGGACAAATACAAAGCCAAGGCCTTTATTGATACCTTCGTCTATCGTGGTGGTGATGTGGTGGGCGCTCAGGTAGAAGGCCTGCTCGGACGCCTGGGGATGGGGCTGGTCGCGGTGGCCAGCGTCGCGGTCCCCCTGGCATTAATGTGGGCCCTACTGGGGCTGTGGCTGGGCAGGACGCAACAGTCAATCGCGGCTGCTCAGGAATCGGGGGACACCACCGAAAAGAGGACATCACCATGA
- a CDS encoding error-prone DNA polymerase, producing MSYAELHCLSNFTFLTGASHPHELAEQAAELGYHALAITDACSVAGIPRAWAALKDSPVKLITGSWFELSDAPANGATPRFILLARTRTGYGQLCQLITTGRRRAEKGQYQLFCQDIENHTLDDCLCLWLPPSSACTVYDDALACGQWLHPLFKHRLWLAAARTLESGEEQHLARVRQLATELHCPITATGQVHMHCRERQPLQDVLTALRHHTSLENAGHHLFQNGERYLRPLPVLKRLFPEHWLRESLTIADQCSFEPGSLRYEYPGDLVPEGETPASYLQALTRQGERRRYPEGTPLDVQALVRKELALIAEMRYEHYFLTIHDIVAFARQQGILCQGRGSAANSAVCYCLGITEVDPAHSELLFERFISKDRGEPPDIDVDFEHERREEVIQYIYRRYTRERAALAATVIRYRPKSAIRDVGKALGFDPALVEQLLEGIDWRDSNTNWRHQILDKRLTRNPRVADQFFTLVNTLLGFPRHLSQHVGGFVISAGPLAELVPVENAAMTDRTVIQWDKDDLESLGLMKVDILALGMLSAIRRALELISEERGQPFAMPDIPADDPLTYDMLQQGDSIGVFQVESRAQINMLPKLKPECFYDLVIEVAIVRPGPIQGDMVRPYLRRKHGLEPVEDYPNAEIQSVLERTLGVPIFQEQAIKLAMVAAGFTAGEADRLRRAMAAWKSGGDLSPFHDKLINGMRARGYEADFAERLYQQICGFAGYGFPESHSASFALLAYVSAWIKRHYPAAFYCALLNSQPMGFYSPSQLVQDARRHNVTVLPADVNHSRWEHILEGPERHLRLGLRLIQGLSASGAERLCQNRPALGYHSSNELRRLADLSQRDMELLARANAMPDFTANRHQAYWQLLGHEQPAALFAAEDNEDYTPDTCDQLPEPTEGQNVLADYASQGLTLQRHPLALLREQGHLRFCLTSEQLKDTKAGIPVQVAGLVTGRQRPGTASGVTFVTLEDETGNVNVIVWQETARRQRKPLLTARLLHVKGVLEREGEVIHVIAGKLSDLSHLIHSLPVSSRDFH from the coding sequence ATGTCCTACGCCGAACTCCATTGCCTGAGCAATTTCACTTTCCTGACAGGCGCATCGCACCCTCATGAGTTGGCGGAGCAGGCGGCGGAACTGGGTTATCACGCCCTGGCGATCACCGATGCCTGTTCGGTTGCCGGTATCCCACGGGCCTGGGCGGCCCTGAAAGACAGCCCGGTCAAGCTGATTACCGGCAGTTGGTTTGAACTGAGCGACGCACCGGCCAACGGCGCCACTCCGCGCTTTATCCTGCTGGCCCGCACCCGCACCGGCTATGGCCAGTTATGCCAACTGATCACAACGGGGCGCCGGCGGGCGGAGAAAGGCCAGTATCAGCTATTCTGCCAAGACATCGAAAATCACACCCTGGACGATTGCCTGTGCCTGTGGTTACCCCCCTCATCTGCCTGCACCGTTTACGACGACGCCCTGGCCTGTGGCCAGTGGCTACATCCGCTGTTCAAGCATCGCCTGTGGCTGGCCGCAGCCCGCACCCTGGAATCCGGCGAGGAGCAACACCTGGCCCGGGTGCGTCAGCTCGCCACCGAACTGCACTGCCCGATTACCGCCACCGGACAGGTCCACATGCACTGCCGTGAGCGCCAGCCCCTGCAGGACGTACTCACCGCCCTGCGCCACCACACCTCACTGGAGAACGCCGGCCATCACCTGTTCCAGAATGGCGAGCGCTACCTGAGACCACTGCCGGTGCTGAAGCGACTGTTCCCCGAACACTGGCTCAGGGAAAGCCTGACCATTGCCGACCAGTGCAGCTTCGAGCCTGGCAGCCTGCGCTACGAATACCCCGGGGATCTGGTCCCTGAAGGAGAAACCCCCGCCTCATACCTGCAGGCACTGACCCGGCAGGGGGAGCGCCGTCGCTACCCCGAAGGCACGCCGCTGGACGTCCAGGCCCTGGTTCGTAAGGAACTGGCGCTGATCGCAGAGATGCGTTATGAGCATTACTTCCTGACCATCCACGACATCGTGGCCTTTGCCCGCCAACAGGGCATCCTTTGCCAGGGGCGGGGCTCCGCCGCCAACTCGGCCGTCTGCTACTGCCTGGGCATCACCGAAGTCGACCCCGCCCACAGCGAGTTACTGTTTGAACGCTTTATCTCCAAAGATCGGGGCGAGCCGCCCGACATCGATGTGGACTTTGAACACGAACGGCGGGAAGAAGTGATCCAGTACATCTACCGGCGCTATACCCGGGAGCGGGCCGCCCTGGCCGCCACCGTCATCCGCTATCGTCCCAAAAGCGCCATCCGCGATGTCGGCAAAGCCCTCGGGTTCGATCCGGCCCTGGTGGAACAACTGCTGGAAGGCATTGACTGGCGGGACAGCAACACCAACTGGCGACACCAGATCCTGGACAAGCGTCTGACCCGCAATCCCCGGGTGGCTGACCAGTTCTTTACCCTGGTCAATACGCTGCTGGGTTTTCCCCGCCACCTCTCGCAGCATGTGGGTGGCTTTGTCATCAGTGCCGGCCCCCTGGCGGAACTGGTCCCGGTGGAGAACGCCGCCATGACCGACCGCACGGTGATCCAGTGGGACAAGGATGACCTGGAAAGCCTGGGACTCATGAAGGTCGACATACTCGCCCTGGGCATGCTCTCCGCCATCCGCAGGGCTCTGGAACTGATCAGTGAAGAGCGCGGACAACCGTTTGCCATGCCCGACATTCCCGCAGACGACCCCCTAACCTATGACATGCTCCAACAAGGAGACAGCATCGGCGTTTTCCAGGTGGAATCCCGCGCCCAGATCAACATGCTGCCAAAACTGAAACCGGAGTGTTTCTACGACCTGGTGATCGAAGTCGCCATCGTTCGCCCCGGCCCCATACAGGGAGATATGGTGCGCCCATACCTGCGCCGCAAGCACGGCCTGGAACCGGTGGAGGATTACCCAAACGCCGAAATACAGAGCGTGCTGGAACGCACGCTGGGTGTGCCAATTTTCCAGGAACAGGCCATCAAGCTCGCTATGGTGGCCGCCGGTTTTACCGCCGGCGAGGCCGACCGGCTCCGCCGTGCCATGGCCGCCTGGAAATCCGGCGGCGACCTCAGCCCGTTTCATGACAAACTCATCAACGGCATGCGGGCACGGGGCTACGAAGCGGATTTTGCCGAGCGGCTGTACCAACAGATTTGCGGTTTTGCTGGCTACGGCTTCCCGGAATCCCACTCCGCCAGCTTCGCCCTGCTGGCTTACGTGTCCGCCTGGATCAAACGCCACTACCCGGCGGCCTTTTACTGCGCCCTGCTCAACAGCCAGCCCATGGGGTTCTATTCCCCGTCGCAGCTGGTCCAGGATGCCCGCCGCCACAACGTCACCGTATTACCGGCGGATGTGAACCACAGCCGATGGGAGCACATCCTGGAAGGCCCCGAACGCCACCTCCGACTGGGGTTACGACTGATACAGGGCCTGTCCGCCAGCGGTGCCGAACGCCTCTGCCAGAACCGGCCTGCCCTGGGGTACCACTCCAGCAACGAACTCCGCCGCCTGGCCGATCTCAGCCAACGGGACATGGAACTCCTGGCACGGGCCAACGCCATGCCGGACTTCACCGCCAACCGTCACCAGGCTTACTGGCAATTGCTGGGCCACGAGCAACCGGCCGCACTCTTTGCCGCCGAAGACAACGAAGACTACACACCGGACACCTGCGACCAACTGCCGGAACCCACGGAAGGTCAGAACGTTCTCGCCGACTACGCCAGCCAGGGCCTGACCCTGCAGCGCCACCCTCTCGCCCTGCTGCGGGAACAAGGTCATCTCCGGTTTTGCCTGACCTCGGAACAACTGAAAGACACCAAAGCCGGCATCCCGGTCCAGGTCGCCGGCCTGGTCACCGGCCGCCAACGCCCCGGCACCGCCTCCGGCGTCACCTTTGTGACCCTTGAGGATGAAACCGGTAATGTCAACGTGATTGTCTGGCAGGAAACCGCACGGCGGCAGCGGAAACCGTTATTGACCGCCCGGCTGCTGCATGTGAAGGGCGTACTGGAAAGAGAGGGGGAGGTTATTCATGTGATTGCGGGGAAGCTTTCGGATCTGAGTCACCTGATCCATTCATTGCCGGTCAGTTCCAGAGACTTTCATTAG
- a CDS encoding aldo/keto reductase — MISRRDYLKLALAAGATMALNPGMLWAENRQLELITRPIPSSGQHLPVVGLGSAATFASVASSEDRDALRGVLKTLVEKGGKVFDTAPSYGASEEVAGQIASELNITDDLFWATKVNVAGWGGGKADPDAAREQIETSFRRIGKPVIDLIQVHNLGDVPTQLGILKEMREEQRVRYIGVTTTFPSQYENLERTMIREPLDFIGIDYAVDNLTMEQRILPLAREKGIGVLVYAPFGRSRLWNKVKGKQVPSWAAEFDAHSWGQFFLKFVVAHPAVTAATPATSKARHMADNMGAAMGALPDEAMRQRMIHHIAGL; from the coding sequence ATGATTTCCCGCAGAGATTACCTGAAACTCGCCCTGGCCGCCGGCGCCACAATGGCCCTGAACCCCGGCATGCTCTGGGCTGAAAACAGACAACTGGAACTGATCACCCGTCCCATCCCATCGTCCGGCCAGCACCTGCCAGTGGTGGGGTTGGGCAGTGCCGCCACCTTCGCCAGCGTTGCCAGCAGCGAGGACCGGGATGCCTTGCGGGGCGTTCTGAAAACACTGGTCGAGAAAGGCGGCAAAGTCTTCGACACGGCCCCGAGCTATGGCGCTTCGGAAGAAGTCGCAGGACAAATAGCCAGCGAACTGAACATCACCGATGACCTGTTCTGGGCCACCAAGGTGAATGTTGCCGGATGGGGTGGCGGCAAGGCTGACCCCGACGCCGCAAGAGAGCAGATAGAAACCTCTTTCCGGCGCATCGGCAAACCGGTCATTGACCTGATACAGGTCCATAACCTCGGGGACGTACCCACGCAACTCGGCATTCTCAAGGAAATGCGGGAAGAACAGCGAGTGCGTTATATTGGTGTGACCACCACTTTCCCTAGCCAGTATGAAAACCTGGAACGCACCATGATACGGGAACCCCTGGATTTCATCGGCATCGACTACGCCGTCGACAACCTCACGATGGAACAACGGATACTGCCACTGGCCAGGGAAAAAGGCATCGGTGTACTGGTCTACGCTCCCTTTGGCCGGAGCCGGCTCTGGAACAAAGTGAAAGGCAAACAAGTACCCTCCTGGGCGGCGGAATTCGACGCCCACTCGTGGGGCCAGTTCTTCCTGAAGTTCGTCGTCGCCCACCCGGCAGTCACTGCGGCAACACCGGCAACCAGTAAGGCTCGTCATATGGCGGACAACATGGGCGCCGCCATGGGGGCGTTACCCGACGAGGCCATGCGACAGAGGATGATCCACCACATCGCCGGCCTGTGA
- the imuA gene encoding translesion DNA synthesis-associated protein ImuA produces the protein MNELINTLMQDARVWQGDRHTRTRQPAEPTGYPVLDNQLGGLGWPRGALSECLLDAPGIGELQLVLPLMQRLTCAGRTVFWLNPPHTPYAPALAQEEVDLNQVVMIHTDNDNDLLWTLENCLRSPVTGLVLAWPRRLAARDIRRLQLAAEAGSNVCVLFLSRKLARQSSPAALRLELEAGKHQDLQINVLKRRGSWPGQRCTLAMSQRTHVPFPEPSRIVQGPWPQSGL, from the coding sequence ATGAACGAACTTATAAATACCCTGATGCAGGACGCCCGTGTATGGCAAGGGGATCGTCACACCCGGACCAGACAGCCGGCGGAACCAACCGGCTATCCAGTGCTGGATAACCAGCTGGGCGGGCTGGGGTGGCCCCGGGGGGCATTAAGTGAATGCCTGTTGGATGCCCCCGGAATTGGTGAACTGCAACTGGTACTGCCGCTGATGCAGCGCCTGACCTGCGCCGGCAGGACCGTGTTCTGGCTGAACCCGCCACACACGCCCTATGCCCCGGCTTTGGCACAGGAAGAGGTGGACCTGAATCAGGTGGTCATGATTCATACAGACAATGACAATGACCTGCTGTGGACCCTGGAAAACTGCCTGCGCTCCCCCGTCACCGGACTGGTACTGGCCTGGCCCCGCAGGCTGGCGGCCCGGGATATCCGCCGGCTGCAACTGGCCGCCGAGGCCGGTAGCAACGTATGCGTACTGTTCCTCAGCCGCAAACTGGCCAGGCAAAGCTCACCTGCGGCCCTGAGGCTTGAGCTGGAGGCGGGAAAACACCAGGACTTACAGATCAACGTGTTGAAACGCAGGGGTAGCTGGCCGGGACAACGCTGCACCCTCGCCATGTCACAGCGGACGCATGTGCCATTTCCCGAACCCAGCCGGATAGTTCAGGGGCCCTGGCCCCAATCCGGCTTATAA
- a CDS encoding sodium ion-translocating decarboxylase subunit beta — protein sequence MEKLMTLWTGSGLFNIEIGQVVMIAIGLLLLFLAIRKGFEPLLLVPIGFGGILANIPEAGLALTAAENAIHFALKNDATQVLAALAAPLDVAYQAGQAVTPELKEAFKVAVKEASYSEMAMANSLAQDFGYGNGMLYNFYSVVIGSTIGPLLIFMGVGAMTDFGPLLANPKTLLLGAAAQFGIFGTVIGAALLDWTGVLEFNILEAAAIGIIGGADGPTSIYVSSVLAPHLLGAIAVSAYAYMALVPMIQPPIMKALTSHKERAIKMSQLRPVSKKEKIIFPLVVLIAVVLFLPDAAPLLGMFCFGNLMRECGVVERLSDTAQNALINIVTIFLGLSVGSKLMADKFLDGQTLGILGLGIVAFGVGTASGILMAKLMNKLSKEQINPLIGSAGVSAVPMAARVSNKVGLEANPQNFLLMHAMGPNVAGVIGSAVAAGVMIKLLG from the coding sequence ATGGAAAAATTAATGACGCTCTGGACAGGCAGTGGTCTGTTCAATATAGAGATTGGTCAGGTGGTGATGATTGCCATCGGCCTTCTTCTGCTGTTCCTTGCGATTCGCAAGGGCTTTGAGCCGCTGCTGCTGGTACCCATTGGGTTCGGCGGTATTCTGGCGAATATTCCGGAGGCAGGGCTTGCCCTGACTGCGGCGGAAAATGCAATCCACTTTGCTCTGAAGAACGATGCAACGCAGGTTCTGGCCGCGCTGGCCGCGCCGCTGGATGTGGCTTATCAGGCTGGCCAGGCAGTAACACCTGAGCTGAAAGAAGCCTTCAAGGTTGCAGTTAAAGAGGCCAGCTACTCCGAAATGGCGATGGCAAACTCCCTCGCGCAGGATTTCGGTTATGGCAATGGCATGCTGTATAACTTCTACTCTGTGGTTATTGGCAGCACCATCGGGCCTCTGCTGATCTTCATGGGCGTGGGTGCGATGACCGATTTTGGTCCTCTGCTTGCCAACCCCAAGACCCTGCTGCTGGGTGCTGCCGCTCAGTTCGGTATCTTCGGTACTGTCATTGGTGCGGCGCTGCTGGACTGGACGGGTGTATTGGAATTCAACATCCTTGAAGCGGCTGCCATCGGTATCATTGGTGGTGCGGATGGTCCGACGTCCATTTACGTGTCCAGTGTTCTGGCTCCGCATCTTCTGGGTGCTATCGCAGTCTCTGCCTACGCCTATATGGCTCTGGTACCGATGATTCAGCCGCCGATCATGAAGGCGCTGACCAGTCATAAAGAGCGGGCCATTAAAATGTCCCAACTGCGTCCGGTGAGCAAGAAAGAGAAGATCATCTTCCCGCTGGTGGTATTGATTGCAGTGGTACTGTTCCTGCCGGATGCGGCGCCTCTGTTGGGTATGTTCTGCTTCGGTAACCTGATGCGTGAGTGTGGTGTGGTTGAGCGTCTGAGTGACACAGCCCAGAACGCACTGATCAACATTGTGACCATTTTCCTGGGGCTGTCTGTTGGCTCCAAGCTGATGGCGGACAAGTTCCTGGACGGCCAGACTCTGGGTATCCTCGGACTGGGCATTGTAGCCTTCGGTGTTGGTACCGCTTCGGGTATCCTGATGGCGAAGCTGATGAACAAGCTGAGCAAGGAGCAGATCAACCCGTTGATCGGTTCTGCCGGTGTATCTGCGGTGCCGATGGCGGCGCGGGTATCCAACAAAGTAGGCCTTGAAGCTAACCCGCAGAACTTCCTGCTGATGCACGCCATGGGTCCGAACGTGGCTGGTGTTATCGGCTCTGCGGTTGCTGCCGGTGTGATGATCAAGCTTCTGGGCTGA
- a CDS encoding Y-family DNA polymerase, translating into MLWVYLHFPHLLLDHILRSRRSGGESGRANSREEALVVVEATGQRILQACPEARDQGVQPGMALKTAISLVPELAIARADTSREQQILAEQARWLYRHAANITLYPPDGLLVEAGSLQKLYGGLTAIRQTFEQALSQRQLTAWMATGHTPLAARLCARAGQGQCTTNREQMTQQLSCLPLTAVELDDRTLTRLQRLGLTRLGEVMQLPARELAHRLSSDTLAYLQRIQGTRPDPQQPWRPPHHFHQQADFAQDIEHSQGLLFPLHRILGELEEDLCWRQQDTDSLQLVLNHRHHEPTRLRIRTSGAEHRAEAFLELLRIRFEQHPLKAPVTSLVLSVRRFLRRDASHSNDLLGETPNSNEAWHTLISRLQARLGEDALQQLSPRADHRPEHAWTTASLSRRACTTGTEESGRPHRPLWLLQSPYPLQETPNAWFSGPERISGGWWDGQRVHRDYYIAQLASGQLAWVFRDVRDGWFVHGWFG; encoded by the coding sequence ATGCTCTGGGTTTACCTGCATTTTCCTCACCTGCTGCTGGACCATATTCTCCGTTCCCGAAGAAGCGGCGGAGAAAGCGGCAGAGCGAACAGTAGAGAAGAAGCGCTGGTGGTTGTGGAAGCAACCGGTCAACGAATACTCCAGGCCTGCCCGGAAGCCCGGGACCAGGGCGTGCAACCCGGCATGGCCCTGAAAACCGCCATCAGCCTGGTACCGGAGCTGGCTATTGCCCGTGCGGACACCAGCCGGGAACAGCAGATTCTGGCAGAACAGGCCCGCTGGCTGTATCGCCATGCCGCCAACATCACTCTCTACCCACCGGACGGATTGCTGGTGGAAGCAGGCAGCCTGCAGAAACTGTACGGCGGCCTGACCGCCATCCGGCAAACGTTCGAACAGGCACTGTCACAAAGACAGTTAACCGCCTGGATGGCCACCGGACACACTCCCCTGGCCGCCCGCTTGTGCGCCCGCGCTGGTCAGGGCCAATGCACCACTAACCGGGAGCAAATGACACAACAACTGTCCTGTCTGCCACTGACAGCCGTGGAGCTTGACGACCGCACCCTCACCCGGCTGCAGCGGCTGGGACTGACCCGACTGGGAGAAGTCATGCAGTTGCCAGCCAGGGAGCTCGCTCACCGGCTATCATCGGACACCCTCGCCTACCTACAGAGAATCCAGGGCACCCGGCCAGACCCACAACAACCCTGGCGCCCCCCTCATCACTTCCACCAGCAGGCGGATTTTGCCCAGGACATAGAGCACTCCCAAGGGTTGCTGTTTCCCCTGCACCGCATACTGGGAGAGCTGGAAGAGGATCTGTGCTGGCGCCAACAGGATACCGACAGCCTGCAGTTGGTACTGAACCACCGCCATCACGAACCCACGCGTCTGCGAATTCGCACTTCGGGAGCGGAACATCGGGCCGAAGCGTTTCTGGAGTTACTCCGTATACGTTTTGAACAGCACCCGCTGAAAGCACCCGTTACCTCCCTCGTGCTTTCGGTACGTCGCTTCCTGAGACGGGATGCGAGTCACAGTAACGATCTACTGGGAGAAACTCCGAACTCGAACGAAGCCTGGCATACCCTGATCAGCCGCCTGCAGGCCCGGCTGGGGGAAGATGCCCTGCAGCAACTGTCGCCCCGGGCAGACCATCGCCCGGAACATGCCTGGACCACGGCAAGCCTTTCGCGCCGGGCGTGCACCACCGGCACAGAGGAAAGTGGCCGGCCCCATCGGCCTTTGTGGTTACTGCAAAGCCCATACCCCCTGCAGGAAACACCCAACGCCTGGTTTTCCGGCCCGGAACGCATCAGCGGTGGCTGGTGGGATGGACAACGGGTTCACCGGGATTACTACATTGCCCAACTGGCCAGTGGTCAACTGGCCTGGGTATTCCGGGATGTGCGGGATGGCTGGTTCGTACACGGCTGGTTTGGGTAA